One window from the genome of Kiritimatiellia bacterium encodes:
- the phoU gene encoding phosphate signaling complex protein PhoU, which yields MMIHLHKEIEKLKKQLLTLCAVVEDNVRLSVRAITDRDDKMADQVIRRDLEIDQAEIEVEEECLKILALYQPVAIDLRFLVAVLKMNNDLERIGDLAVNIAQRAILLNKQLKIEVPFDLKGLSEKTQAMFRQSLDALVNLDAALARKVCAMDDEVDAINRQMYDGVKAMIRREPEHLDALIALLSVSRYLERIADHATNIAEDVLYTVQGHIVRHAREFKRLPPDDNPPPS from the coding sequence ATGATGATTCATCTGCACAAGGAAATCGAAAAGCTGAAGAAGCAGCTGCTGACGCTGTGCGCGGTGGTCGAGGACAACGTCCGGCTGTCCGTCCGGGCCATCACGGACCGCGACGACAAAATGGCCGATCAGGTCATTCGCCGCGACCTGGAGATCGACCAGGCGGAGATCGAGGTCGAGGAGGAATGCCTCAAGATCCTCGCCCTCTACCAACCGGTCGCGATCGACCTGCGCTTCCTCGTCGCCGTGCTCAAGATGAACAACGACCTGGAGCGGATCGGCGACCTGGCCGTGAACATCGCCCAGCGCGCCATCCTGCTGAACAAGCAATTGAAGATCGAGGTGCCGTTCGACCTGAAAGGCCTGTCGGAGAAGACCCAGGCGATGTTCCGCCAGAGCCTCGACGCGCTGGTCAACCTGGACGCCGCGCTGGCGCGGAAGGTCTGCGCGATGGACGACGAGGTGGACGCGATCAACCGCCAGATGTACGACGGGGTCAAGGCGATGATCCGGCGCGAGCCGGAGCACCTCGACGCGCTGATCGCGCTGCTCTCCGTCTCGCGCTACCTCGAGCGGATCGCCGACCACGCGACGAACATCGCGGAGGACGTGCTCTACACCGTCCAGGGACACATCGTCCGCCACGCCCGCGAATTCAAGCGCCTGCCGCCGGACGACAACCCGCCGCCCTC